Proteins encoded within one genomic window of Cucumis sativus cultivar 9930 chromosome 3, Cucumber_9930_V3, whole genome shotgun sequence:
- the LOC101203904 gene encoding protein IQ-DOMAIN 32, translating to MGKSTSCFKIIACGGDSSDKDDIDISESKRLNDKQGWSFRKRSNRQRVLSNTVIAEIPSPGNKETFETVNINFQPPTNGSILEKDPGLQCASEKPQLQSTENLKESEVVDVIQKESKVDVDIEEHSVIIIQAVVRGWLARGELLKVKNVVKLQAAIRGHLVRKHAVETLRCIQAIIKLQALVRARCAHLALERSNSEELDSNSYKTLEKEKLRKSRETSVSIEKLLSKSFVRQLLKSTSTTEPINISYHQFKSETTWKWLERWTSFSSVDVLEIKEAQFLTEEQGKEKKETLCASEVIFGTESNVLCKSDDSRTCIGESVVHSESEDNLITYDMDSAQFQPRQLTSSEMESLDQAWLEENTDVSNVKVTLMEANSHLDQRIELVADSQLQCNTHIEKLEKEFQQNKTSTGMFTSEQPEVKEKKTIFGSRRASNPAFIAAQSKFQELSSVENSGRSINSSYQETGAESCIGAMSSASGTAPRTEGLSTTEDYITNQSTTVRVGGSDCGTELSITSTLDSPDLSEAGAFEYEHETNVTEICVHDRSSNKSTEIDVGSAPSSLVSNLCQPRLGSPEKSSVVSSKSINKITMNSTQNEVKPDANASDQQREQDAETGNYRSSPSASPRSHATFLESQGTPSSQISIKSNKRKTDASRSNLKRKSLTAGKKSPSKLHRNVDLPNHFEPLPKDEKIEKRRNSFGSARSDHIEEESRESSSNQSIPHFMRATESARAKVQLNNSPRSSPDVQDAEIYIKKRHSLPGANGRQGSPRIQRSTSQAQKSGKGNERKWQR from the exons ATGGGGAAGTCTACTTCCTGCTTTAAGATTATCGCCTGCGGTGGCGATTCCAGTGATAAAGATGATATTGATATTTCTGAG AGTAAGCGCTTGAATGACAAACAAGGGTGGAGTTTTCGTAAGAGATCTAACCGGCAACGAGTACTAAGCAACACTGTGATTGCTGAAATTCCTTCTCCTGGAAATAAAGAGACCTTTGAAACTGTTAACATTAACTTCCAGCCACCAACTAACGGTTctatattagaaaaagatCCTGGTTTGCAGTGCGCGAGTGAGAAACCTCAATTACAGAGTACTGAAAATCTCAAGGAATCTGAAGTTGTTGATGTCATTCAAAAGGAGAGTAAAGTTGATGTTGATATTGAGGAACACAGCGTTATTATCATCCAGGCTGTTGTCAGAGGGTGGCTG GCCCGAGGAGAGCTTTTGAAGGTTAAGAATGTGGTTAAGTTGCAAGCCGCTATTCGTGGGCACTTGGTCAGGAAACATGCTGTTGAAACTCTTCGCTGTATTCAGGCCATCATTAAGTTGCAAGCCCTTGTGCGTGCACGCTGTGCCCATTTGGCACTTGAACGGTCAAATTCTGAAGAACTGGATAGCAATAGTTATAAGACCTTG GAGAAGGAAAAGTTGAGGAAATCAAGAGAGACTAGCGTTTCAATTGAGAAACTACTTAGCAAAAGCTTTGTTCGACAG CTGCTCAAGTCTACATCAACCACTGAACCTATCAACATTAGTTACCACCAATTTAAATCTGAGACAACTTGGAAATGGTTGGAGAGATGGACGTCTTTTTCATCAGTCGATGTTCTGGAGATCAAGGAAGCACAGTTCCTGACAGAGGAgcaaggaaaagagaagaaagaaacactTTGTGCGTCTGAAGTTATTTTTGGAACTGAATCCAATGTTCTTTGCAAGTCAGATGATTCAAGAACCTGCATTGGGGAATCAGTTGTGCATTCTGAAAGTGAAGATAACTTGATTACTTATGATATGGACAGTGCACAGTTTCAACCACGTCAACTTACCTCTTCTGAGATGGAGAGTTTGGACCAGGCATGGCTTGAGGAGAATACAGATGTCTCGAATGTGAAAGTTACCTTGATGGAGGCAAATTCTCACTTAGATCAGAGGATCGAATTGGTTGCAGATTCTCAGTTGCAGTGTAACACCCATATAGAGAAACTTGAAAAAGAATTCCAGCAAAACAAGACATCGACTGGGATGTTCACCTCAGAACAACCAGAGGTGAAGGAGAAAAAGACTATCTTTGGTTCCAGAAGGGCAAGCAATCCAGCTTTCATTGCTGCCCAATCCAAATTCCAAGAGCTGAGTTCGGTGGAAAATTCAGGTAGATCAATCAATTCGTCGTATCAAGAAACTGGGGCAGAGTCTTGTATTGGTGCTATGTCATCTGCTTCAGGTACTGCTCCAAGGACAGAGGGGTTGTCCACTACAGAAGACTACATCACAAATCAATCCACGACGGTTCGAGTTGGTGGCTCTGACTGTGGGACTGAACTTTCTATTACCTCTACTCTTGATTCACCTGATTTATCCGAAGCTGGAGCCTTCGAATATGAGCATGAAACCAATGTAACTGAGATATGTGTCCATGACCGTAGCAGCAATAAGAGCACAGAAATTGACGTGGGTAGTGCTCCCTCTAGTCTAGTGTCGAACTTGTGTCAACCTCGTTTGGGGTCTCCAGAAAAGTCTAGTGTTGTCTCTAGCAAatccatcaacaaaataactatGAACTCTACTCAAAATGAAGTGAAGCCGGATGCAAATGCATCTGATCAGCAGAGAGAACAGGATGCCGAAACAGGTAATTACAGGTCGTCCCCATCCGCCTCTCCAAGAAGCCATGCCACTTTTCTGGAATCTCAAGGAACGCCTTCTAGTCAGATCTCAATAAAATCTAATAAGAGAAAAACTGATGCGAGCAGAAGCAACCTAAAGCGCAAGTCCCTCACTGCAGGTAAGAAATCACCCTCAAAGCTGCATCGCAATGTCGATTTGCCAAATCATTTTGAACCTTTGCCTAAAGATGAGAAGATTGAAAAGAGGCGCAATTCGTTCGGCTCAGCAAGATCTGATCATATTGAAGAAGAGTCGAGAGAAAGCAGTAGCAATCAATCTATCCCTCATTTCATGCGAGCTACAGAATCTGCTAGAGCTAAGGTGCAGTTAAATAACTCTCCAAGATCCAGTCCAGATGTCCAAG